Proteins encoded within one genomic window of Cytophagales bacterium:
- a CDS encoding ABC transporter ATP-binding protein → MNIEIKDLSKVYPNGHAAIRNINLEIGSGMFGLLGPNGAGKSSLMRIMVTIQKATGGTILMDGKDINQFRSEIRPWIGYLPQDFTFFSKLKTWEFLDYSARLSTRLKKKERHKEVDRMLDQVGLLDVRERMANKLSGGMKRRLGIAQALIGKPRLLVIDEPTTGLDPEERIRFRNILSDLSQKDVTIILSTHIVGDISSTCHNMAMLHQGQVAFAGAPEGMIDAVRNHIWQIMLDDEEFAMLKTKYPVISTIPTDGKWETQLIADEKPHPEAYNIEPNLEHAYVYFMENKLGISLV, encoded by the coding sequence ATGAATATCGAAATCAAAGATCTATCCAAAGTCTATCCCAATGGACATGCAGCTATCCGAAACATCAACCTGGAAATAGGCAGTGGTATGTTTGGTTTGCTTGGTCCAAATGGTGCCGGTAAATCTAGTTTGATGCGAATCATGGTGACCATTCAGAAAGCGACCGGGGGAACCATTCTGATGGATGGAAAAGACATCAACCAGTTCAGAAGTGAAATCCGCCCCTGGATTGGTTATTTGCCACAGGACTTTACTTTTTTCTCCAAACTCAAGACCTGGGAATTTCTTGATTACTCGGCCCGATTATCTACCCGGCTGAAAAAGAAGGAACGACATAAGGAAGTGGACCGAATGCTCGATCAGGTGGGCTTGCTGGATGTTCGTGAGCGGATGGCCAACAAACTTTCAGGAGGAATGAAACGGCGTTTAGGCATAGCACAAGCTTTGATTGGAAAGCCAAGGTTATTGGTGATTGATGAACCCACTACAGGTTTGGATCCTGAAGAAAGAATCCGCTTTAGAAATATCCTCTCGGACCTGAGTCAAAAAGATGTAACAATCATTCTATCCACGCATATTGTAGGAGACATCAGTAGTACCTGTCACAACATGGCGATGCTACATCAGGGCCAGGTAGCCTTTGCAGGTGCTCCTGAAGGGATGATTGATGCCGTGAGAAATCACATCTGGCAAATCATGCTGGACGATGAGGAGTTTGCGATGCTGAAAACCAAATATCCGGTGATCTCGACCATTCCAACTGATGGGAAGTGGGAAACGCAGCTTATCGCTGATGAAAAACCTCATCCAGAGGCATATAACATTGAGCCCAATCTGGAACACGCTTATGTGTATTTCATGGAAAACAAACTAGGAATCTCTTTGGTATGA
- a CDS encoding efflux RND transporter permease subunit, producing the protein MKKVVSLAVNYPISILMMVLAIILLGSISFSKLGIELFPDLKNPTLFVEMKVGIRPPSEVEKQFIEDIESIAIRQNGAVEVSSVCQTGYGRVTVRYDWGKDMDEAFLDLQKALSNFSSNEEIEEFAISQFDPNATPIMIMGIYHPTNNDFDALRKIAETNFRNELIRLPGIAEVRLAGEQEKEVVLETDPLLLASFGLSVDELVLKIQNYNRNVSGGFIEELGRKYVIKGLGILNTPEDLEDLVVGYTTRQGGQPIPAEGENTDASIQTPTSDQVPVLLREVATVKVMDKEASSIVRVNQQRSLGLSIYKETKYNTVNAVTELEEVLQDLKKTVPGYEFVIIQNQGSFIQQAIDEVKESGLYGALFAMVILFVFLRRVGVTAIISVAIPISIVATFNLMYFNGLTLNVMTLGGLALGAGMLVDNAIVVVESIFRKREEGLSVIDAAIKGTSEVSGAITASTLTTIIVFLPIVYLQGPSGELFKDQALTVAFSLVSSLVIAILVIPMLFARVFKKAKAVKEEKSIKFQGYRNFLDKVLKYRLAFIAISFVLVIGSYQLISLIGSEYMPKADTRAISVDLRLNEGTPLERTSSTVAQIEKQLFQIFEGNLDKIYSHIGPEKSQSGIENENLYEENKASLKLIFSQVSELPIAQITEVLSGYFENIPNLEASFSNDESALNSVLGEEEMPLVIDITGSDLKTLRPLSDSVVLIMNGDNNIYEPLSNMEKGVPQVQVDVDKYRAGLFNLSIEEVIGQIKDQLKGKNAGTIERGGEMQDIEIKIPKISLSELENMKIKGAQQELRLGEIANITTEYASSSIFRKNQTRFVSVSARVNQDLAYDKIVNGIQSRFSQLSLPPQYKIDVVGQELKRKESMKNLTFSLILSVLLVYMVLASQFESLLHPFTILLTIPLAGVGALLAFFFLGMPLNMMAFIGIIMLTGIAVNDSIILVDSINKNKQAGFDLRTAILDAGQKRFRPIIMTSLTTILALLPLTFGFGESAALRAPMAIAVIGGLVTSTLLTLIVIPCFYESIEKLMTRIKNLTSRSNG; encoded by the coding sequence GTGAAGAAAGTTGTTTCGCTGGCGGTTAACTACCCCATTTCCATCCTGATGATGGTGTTAGCCATTATTCTCCTCGGGTCCATCTCATTCAGCAAGCTGGGAATTGAGTTGTTCCCTGATCTGAAGAATCCTACACTTTTTGTAGAGATGAAGGTTGGGATAAGACCACCATCTGAGGTAGAAAAACAATTCATAGAAGACATTGAGTCCATAGCGATCCGGCAGAATGGAGCCGTAGAAGTCAGCTCCGTTTGTCAAACAGGATATGGTCGAGTGACCGTAAGGTACGACTGGGGCAAGGACATGGATGAGGCGTTCCTTGATCTGCAAAAGGCGCTTTCCAACTTCTCTTCCAACGAGGAGATTGAAGAGTTTGCTATTTCGCAGTTCGATCCCAATGCTACCCCGATCATGATCATGGGGATTTACCATCCCACGAACAATGATTTTGATGCCCTGCGCAAAATAGCAGAAACCAATTTCCGAAATGAACTGATCCGGCTCCCAGGAATCGCGGAAGTGAGACTTGCAGGAGAGCAGGAAAAAGAAGTGGTCCTCGAAACTGACCCATTGCTGTTGGCATCATTCGGGCTTTCTGTGGATGAGCTTGTTTTGAAAATTCAGAATTACAACCGGAATGTTTCTGGGGGCTTCATTGAGGAATTGGGACGAAAGTATGTGATCAAAGGACTTGGGATACTGAACACACCAGAAGACCTGGAAGACCTGGTTGTAGGGTACACCACACGTCAAGGAGGTCAACCCATTCCAGCTGAAGGAGAAAATACCGATGCATCGATTCAAACTCCCACTTCAGATCAAGTACCAGTGCTTTTAAGAGAAGTTGCCACGGTGAAAGTGATGGACAAAGAAGCCAGCAGCATCGTCCGGGTCAATCAACAAAGAAGCCTTGGTCTCTCCATTTACAAGGAAACGAAATACAACACCGTCAATGCAGTAACAGAACTGGAAGAGGTGCTACAAGACCTGAAGAAAACCGTTCCCGGATATGAGTTTGTGATCATTCAGAATCAAGGGAGCTTCATCCAGCAGGCCATTGATGAAGTGAAGGAATCCGGGCTTTATGGCGCCCTTTTCGCAATGGTCATTCTTTTCGTTTTCCTCCGGAGAGTTGGTGTTACCGCCATTATCAGTGTAGCGATCCCTATTTCCATCGTTGCTACTTTCAATCTTATGTACTTCAATGGACTAACCCTGAATGTGATGACCCTCGGAGGGCTGGCACTAGGCGCAGGAATGTTAGTCGACAATGCCATTGTAGTGGTCGAAAGCATTTTTAGAAAAAGGGAAGAAGGTCTCAGCGTGATTGATGCGGCCATCAAAGGGACAAGTGAAGTGAGTGGAGCAATTACCGCTTCTACATTGACGACAATCATCGTGTTCTTGCCGATCGTGTACCTGCAAGGTCCATCAGGTGAACTCTTCAAAGATCAGGCATTGACCGTGGCCTTTTCATTGGTCTCTTCCCTGGTGATTGCGATACTGGTAATCCCCATGTTGTTCGCTCGGGTCTTCAAAAAAGCCAAAGCGGTCAAGGAAGAAAAATCCATCAAATTCCAGGGCTATCGAAATTTCCTGGACAAAGTCCTGAAGTATCGATTGGCCTTCATTGCCATCTCTTTTGTGCTGGTCATTGGTTCTTACCAATTGATTTCGTTGATCGGCAGTGAATATATGCCTAAAGCTGATACCCGTGCTATTTCGGTAGACCTGAGGTTAAATGAGGGCACTCCGCTAGAAAGAACGTCAAGTACGGTGGCTCAAATTGAAAAGCAATTGTTCCAGATTTTTGAGGGTAACCTTGATAAAATTTATAGTCACATTGGCCCGGAGAAAAGCCAATCTGGGATCGAAAATGAAAACCTGTACGAGGAAAACAAGGCAAGCCTGAAACTCATTTTCAGCCAGGTAAGCGAATTGCCTATAGCTCAAATTACTGAAGTGCTTTCTGGCTATTTCGAGAACATTCCCAATCTGGAGGCTTCATTTTCTAATGACGAAAGTGCACTCAACTCAGTACTTGGTGAGGAGGAAATGCCTCTTGTAATTGACATTACTGGGTCCGACCTGAAAACGCTTCGACCACTTTCTGACTCAGTAGTCCTGATCATGAATGGTGACAACAACATCTATGAACCGCTTTCCAACATGGAAAAAGGCGTACCTCAAGTGCAAGTCGACGTAGACAAATACCGAGCTGGTCTGTTCAACCTCTCCATCGAAGAGGTGATTGGTCAGATCAAAGATCAGCTGAAAGGCAAGAACGCCGGTACCATTGAGCGAGGAGGAGAGATGCAGGACATTGAAATCAAGATTCCAAAGATCAGCCTTTCTGAGTTGGAAAATATGAAAATCAAAGGGGCACAGCAGGAATTGAGGTTGGGAGAAATTGCCAATATCACCACCGAATATGCTTCCAGCTCGATTTTCAGGAAAAACCAAACTCGATTTGTTTCGGTGAGTGCGAGGGTGAACCAGGATCTGGCATATGACAAGATTGTCAATGGTATTCAATCACGATTTTCGCAACTTTCGCTACCGCCGCAATATAAAATCGATGTGGTAGGTCAGGAATTGAAACGCAAAGAGTCGATGAAGAACCTGACATTCTCGCTTATCCTTTCTGTGCTACTAGTTTACATGGTACTTGCTTCACAGTTTGAGTCGTTACTGCATCCATTCACGATTCTCTTGACAATTCCATTGGCAGGAGTAGGTGCATTGCTCGCCTTCTTTTTCCTTGGAATGCCACTCAACATGATGGCCTTTATTGGGATCATTATGCTGACTGGAATTGCGGTAAATGATTCGATCATTTTGGTGGATAGCATCAACAAAAACAAACAGGCGGGATTTGATTTGAGAACGGCCATTTTAGATGCAGGACAAAAACGGTTCAGGCCCATCATCATGACGAGTCTCACGACCATTTTGGCCTTGCTACCACTGACGTTTGGTTTTGGGGAAAGCGCTGCATTAAGGGCTCCGATGGCCATTGCCGTCATTGGCGGATTGGTGACATCTACTTTGCTGACACTGATCGTGATCCCGTGCTTTTACGAGAGCATCGAAAAGTTGATGACCAGAATTAAGAACCTGACTTCCAGAAGCAATGGGTAA
- a CDS encoding TolC family protein — protein sequence MNRHSKISSKRILSLAFALAAFFAWQSGVAQKTLTLEESITIAKTSSPDIKKSMLNLLSNRKSLDAQRASMKSRFALDVTPFDFNRSRVFNEFFSVWNTNEDYNSFANLSISKPITQTDGRISLNNRFGYRDNFSEAQDVRLKTYSNNLFLQFDQPIFTYNRNKLQLKELELNLENAQLSNAMQLLTLERNVTQSFYTFYQAQNNLQIAQDEYENQQVSFDITKNKVEADLLAEEELYQAQLNLASSRSTLQNQQVTLDNAADDFKLLLGIDLTEEIEVQVDINFITQQVDLNKAIQYGLEHRMELRQRSIDIERSQFELVRTNALNEFKGSISLSMGIFGDNTNVPGVYESPTTNPRVAVSFNIPLWDWGEKKARLAAANANMEITKIDLENEKNTIVINIRKVYRNLQNLETQIEIAQQNVKNAELTYEINLERYRNGDLTSMDLNQFQNQLSDKKSELASALINYKIELLNLKIQSLFDFETNQPVVPQTF from the coding sequence ATGAATCGACATTCGAAAATTAGTAGCAAGAGGATCTTAAGTCTTGCGTTTGCACTTGCTGCGTTCTTTGCCTGGCAGTCGGGAGTGGCTCAAAAAACGCTCACGCTGGAGGAGTCCATCACCATTGCCAAAACGAGCAGTCCGGACATCAAGAAGTCCATGTTGAACCTACTGAGTAATCGCAAGAGCCTCGATGCGCAACGCGCCAGTATGAAGTCGAGATTTGCCTTGGATGTTACTCCATTCGACTTTAACAGGAGTCGGGTTTTCAATGAGTTCTTTTCCGTGTGGAACACCAATGAGGACTACAATTCATTTGCGAACCTGTCCATCTCTAAGCCCATTACCCAGACGGATGGACGAATTTCACTGAACAACCGGTTTGGCTATCGTGACAACTTTAGTGAGGCACAGGATGTGCGATTGAAAACCTACAGTAACAACCTTTTCCTTCAGTTCGATCAGCCCATTTTCACCTACAACAGAAACAAGCTTCAGCTCAAAGAATTGGAGTTGAACCTGGAAAATGCACAGCTAAGTAATGCCATGCAATTGCTGACGTTGGAGCGTAATGTAACCCAGTCTTTCTATACGTTTTATCAGGCCCAAAATAACCTACAGATTGCGCAAGATGAATATGAGAACCAGCAGGTCAGTTTTGACATTACCAAGAATAAAGTAGAAGCTGACCTTCTCGCAGAAGAAGAACTGTATCAAGCACAGCTCAACCTTGCTTCCTCCCGTTCAACGCTTCAAAATCAGCAGGTGACTCTGGATAATGCAGCGGATGATTTCAAGTTGTTGCTGGGTATTGATCTTACCGAAGAGATTGAAGTGCAGGTAGACATCAATTTTATTACCCAGCAAGTGGATCTCAACAAAGCCATCCAATACGGTTTGGAGCATCGCATGGAATTGCGCCAACGGTCTATTGATATCGAACGGTCTCAATTTGAACTGGTGCGGACCAATGCATTGAATGAATTCAAGGGGTCGATCTCCCTATCGATGGGGATCTTCGGGGATAACACGAATGTGCCAGGCGTTTACGAATCTCCTACAACCAACCCCAGGGTAGCAGTTTCCTTCAATATTCCGCTTTGGGACTGGGGCGAGAAAAAAGCCCGCCTGGCAGCTGCGAATGCCAATATGGAGATCACCAAAATTGACCTTGAGAACGAAAAGAATACCATCGTAATCAATATCAGAAAAGTCTATCGAAACTTGCAAAACCTTGAAACTCAGATTGAGATTGCTCAGCAAAATGTCAAAAATGCGGAGTTAACCTATGAAATCAATCTGGAACGATACAGAAATGGTGATCTCACCAGTATGGACCTGAATCAATTTCAGAACCAGCTATCTGATAAGAAAAGTGAGCTTGCCAGTGCGTTGATCAACTACAAAATTGAATTGCTCAACCTGAAGATTCAATCACTTTTCGATTTCGAAACCAATCAACCTGTTGTACCACAAACCTTTTAG
- a CDS encoding S8 family serine peptidase yields the protein MQVVKIFLVGLISLSCLQRQPAENARDQSAHLQRIVVWFNDQYLPAGDSFLKRAAAFNGRKRSEVREEVITELKSISRQSFRRVKPALDQLVASGQVSNIRKHWIINGFSCEVTTEGFTALQKMESVAYLFTKQPLGTTGGTDMGPEFLSSIPPSRFKIEEVEKYPWNIKKIQAPEVWKEFGITGKGTLNVVHDGGFKLDIPPLAETIYTNPGEIPGNGVDDDGNGYIDDYHGFHFDEGTPNLNEPTIRRATNIHGNLCAAMICGTFAKGRKQAIGIAPASQWAPVIAVSNIEEAVEWAIEQGADTYSMSFSQPNLGEYRNHWRKVIEQATLCGVVFISGAGNFAAGPNAAPIPVQMRNPEDIPHAVLGVAGVGEDGQRPPFSSQGPVVWETEHYQDGQVNKPDFATINHRVPCVDPEGNLTNMASGNSLAGPHMAGIVALMFSANPDLLPWEIKDILKATAEDIGDPGFDFESGHGFVNAYHAVKAVIDKE from the coding sequence ATGCAAGTAGTTAAAATCTTTTTGGTGGGGCTGATTAGCCTTTCGTGTCTGCAACGACAACCAGCCGAAAACGCTCGAGATCAAAGTGCCCACCTTCAGCGTATCGTTGTTTGGTTCAATGATCAATATTTACCAGCGGGTGATTCCTTCTTGAAAAGGGCAGCAGCTTTCAATGGACGTAAAAGAAGTGAGGTTCGCGAGGAAGTAATCACTGAATTGAAATCAATAAGCAGGCAGTCTTTTAGAAGAGTCAAGCCGGCATTGGATCAACTCGTGGCATCCGGACAGGTCTCAAACATCAGGAAACATTGGATCATCAATGGATTCAGCTGTGAGGTGACCACAGAAGGATTTACGGCTCTTCAAAAAATGGAAAGCGTAGCTTATCTTTTTACCAAACAGCCACTTGGCACTACCGGAGGAACTGACATGGGACCAGAATTCCTGTCTTCTATTCCTCCATCACGATTCAAAATTGAGGAAGTAGAAAAATATCCCTGGAACATTAAAAAAATCCAGGCTCCGGAAGTCTGGAAAGAATTTGGCATTACCGGTAAGGGGACTCTGAATGTCGTCCATGATGGGGGATTCAAACTCGACATTCCTCCCCTCGCAGAAACAATTTATACCAACCCGGGTGAAATCCCTGGAAATGGTGTAGACGATGACGGGAATGGCTACATCGATGATTATCACGGTTTCCACTTTGATGAAGGCACTCCCAACCTCAATGAACCAACCATACGTCGAGCGACCAACATCCACGGAAATTTATGCGCGGCAATGATTTGCGGAACTTTCGCAAAAGGTAGGAAGCAAGCCATTGGCATTGCGCCAGCTTCTCAATGGGCACCGGTCATCGCCGTTTCCAACATTGAGGAAGCCGTGGAATGGGCAATCGAACAGGGAGCGGATACTTACAGCATGAGTTTTTCCCAACCTAATCTGGGGGAATACCGAAATCACTGGCGCAAAGTCATCGAACAGGCTACACTATGTGGGGTAGTCTTTATTTCCGGTGCCGGCAATTTTGCGGCTGGGCCTAATGCCGCTCCTATCCCGGTACAAATGAGAAACCCAGAAGACATTCCTCATGCCGTGCTAGGTGTAGCAGGAGTGGGTGAAGACGGACAAAGACCACCTTTCAGCAGCCAGGGTCCTGTGGTTTGGGAGACCGAACATTATCAGGACGGACAGGTGAATAAGCCGGATTTCGCCACGATCAACCACCGTGTTCCTTGCGTCGATCCGGAAGGGAACTTAACGAATATGGCCAGTGGTAATTCTTTAGCAGGGCCTCACATGGCAGGAATTGTGGCTTTGATGTTTTCAGCCAATCCGGACCTACTTCCCTGGGAAATCAAAGACATCCTGAAAGCAACCGCGGAAGATATAGGCGATCCTGGATTTGATTTCGAATCCGGACATGGTTTTGTCAATGCTTATCATGCAGTTAAGGCTGTTATTGATAAGGAATAG
- a CDS encoding DUF6503 family protein yields MKSFGLFALVALVIVSCSPKNETDKAQEVIDAAISANGAHLFATKKVAFDFRKKHYSVARTGAEYTYTRSFEDSLGQINDVLTNSSNFSRSINGNEINLSEEWQGKYGNSVNSVLYFVEILYRLNDAAVFKSYLGKTTIKGENYHVIKVTFSEEGGGTDFQDEYRYWIHETEYTLDYLAYNYETDGGGARFREAYDRTKVGGITFQNYVNYKPIPDVKETPLDDLPKQFEAGQLKELSKIVNENIEVG; encoded by the coding sequence ATGAAATCCTTTGGTTTATTCGCACTGGTTGCCCTTGTTATTGTTTCCTGTTCTCCGAAAAATGAGACAGACAAAGCCCAGGAAGTAATTGATGCTGCCATATCTGCAAACGGAGCACACTTGTTTGCTACAAAAAAAGTAGCCTTCGACTTTAGAAAGAAGCACTATTCAGTTGCTCGAACCGGAGCTGAATACACCTATACTCGTTCTTTCGAGGATTCCTTAGGACAGATCAATGACGTATTGACTAATAGTTCCAACTTCAGCCGTAGCATTAATGGGAATGAAATCAACCTTTCAGAAGAATGGCAAGGCAAATATGGCAATTCTGTTAATTCCGTACTCTATTTTGTAGAGATCCTCTATCGATTGAATGACGCTGCCGTATTCAAATCCTATTTAGGGAAAACCACCATCAAAGGAGAAAACTATCACGTGATCAAGGTGACCTTTAGTGAAGAAGGGGGTGGAACGGACTTTCAGGATGAGTATCGTTATTGGATCCATGAAACCGAATATACCCTTGACTACCTGGCTTACAATTATGAAACTGATGGTGGCGGAGCTCGATTCCGGGAGGCTTATGATCGTACAAAAGTTGGAGGAATCACCTTTCAGAATTACGTGAATTATAAACCTATCCCTGACGTGAAAGAAACTCCTCTGGATGACCTGCCAAAACAGTTTGAAGCAGGTCAGCTTAAAGAGCTTTCCAAAATTGTCAATGAGAACATCGAAGTAGGGTAA
- a CDS encoding MFS transporter codes for MSNKPRLSFWNIWNMNVGFFGIQFSFGLQQTAVNPIFSFLGADHSELPLLNLAGPVTGLIIQPIIGAISDKTWIPKWGRRKPFFMIGAIIASLCLFAFPYSSELWFAVGLLWILDVGNNTAMEPYRAFIGDKLPDDQLTFGFQMQSLFVGAGITLANFSIFLFQDWFGSAEAAALCDTGAANVSAIPTWVYYSFFLGAVASIVTILWSVAKTPEIPPPDEELAEINKSKQLPFIEKAAEPFKEIIGAIGDMPKLLWRLAGVYLFQWYALFIYWQFITPMLRKSLYGISNDDLHKFEEIKAACESGASVSTADMSFAQNVQSMSEQALAQTGLMNGTYNLVTMISALALVPFAAKFGNKLVYVVSLIMTGVALLSMPFINDQYVLLAPMVLFGVGWACMMGVPYSMVSRAIPQERRGVYMGIVNMMIVIPMFIQTLTFGPIVKHLLNDSAVNAIVFSGVFFMIASAIAATLPVKKGEG; via the coding sequence ATGAGTAATAAGCCCAGACTCTCCTTTTGGAATATTTGGAACATGAACGTCGGATTTTTCGGCATTCAGTTCAGTTTCGGATTGCAACAAACCGCTGTAAACCCCATCTTTTCATTCCTGGGAGCCGACCACTCCGAGCTTCCCTTATTAAATCTGGCAGGACCAGTAACCGGACTGATTATTCAACCAATTATCGGGGCGATCTCGGATAAAACCTGGATACCGAAATGGGGAAGAAGAAAACCCTTCTTCATGATCGGTGCCATCATTGCCAGTTTGTGTCTGTTTGCTTTTCCTTACAGTTCGGAGCTTTGGTTTGCCGTGGGACTGCTATGGATTCTGGATGTTGGGAATAACACCGCGATGGAACCTTACCGCGCGTTTATTGGTGACAAGCTCCCTGATGATCAATTAACATTCGGCTTTCAGATGCAAAGCCTGTTTGTAGGCGCGGGCATCACACTGGCTAACTTCTCCATCTTCCTGTTTCAGGATTGGTTTGGATCTGCCGAGGCCGCGGCTTTATGTGATACAGGTGCCGCCAATGTCAGCGCCATTCCTACCTGGGTGTATTATTCCTTCTTCTTAGGTGCAGTTGCTTCCATAGTAACCATCTTATGGTCCGTGGCCAAAACACCAGAGATTCCACCTCCGGATGAGGAATTAGCAGAAATCAATAAGAGCAAGCAGTTGCCTTTTATTGAGAAGGCAGCTGAACCTTTCAAAGAAATCATTGGCGCCATAGGAGACATGCCCAAGTTGCTCTGGCGACTCGCCGGCGTATATCTTTTCCAATGGTATGCCTTATTCATTTATTGGCAGTTCATCACGCCAATGCTTCGGAAAAGTCTCTATGGAATCAGCAACGATGATTTGCATAAGTTCGAAGAGATCAAAGCCGCTTGCGAAAGTGGTGCTTCCGTAAGTACCGCAGACATGAGTTTCGCTCAAAACGTCCAAAGTATGTCTGAACAGGCTTTAGCGCAAACAGGGCTCATGAATGGTACTTACAACCTGGTTACCATGATTTCGGCATTAGCCCTCGTTCCTTTCGCAGCGAAGTTTGGTAACAAACTCGTGTACGTGGTGAGTTTGATCATGACCGGAGTTGCTTTGCTGTCCATGCCTTTTATCAATGATCAGTACGTGCTATTGGCACCCATGGTCCTATTTGGTGTGGGCTGGGCATGTATGATGGGTGTTCCTTACTCCATGGTTTCGCGCGCCATCCCCCAAGAACGCCGAGGTGTGTACATGGGTATTGTGAACATGATGATCGTGATCCCGATGTTCATCCAGACGTTGACTTTTGGTCCAATCGTGAAACACTTATTGAATGATAGTGCCGTCAACGCCATCGTATTCTCAGGAGTATTTTTCATGATTGCTTCGGCCATTGCAGCGACTTTGCCTGTGAAGAAGGGAGAAGGCTAG
- a CDS encoding efflux RND transporter periplasmic adaptor subunit — protein sequence MNNLNTYSKLLALVCLIGVLASCDNEESSIDTEIKIPVSVVALKVQSISNFIETTGTVYSSKEGVEKSQLSGSYRLQTNPQTGKSFALGDFVKSGQILITLEDAEFENGLQLEGKKLNLELADNNLKKQQSLHEKGGVTLTELKNASVEYVNAKYSYENALIQKEKMSVKAPFDGTIVELPYYTGGVKIEQGVDLFKIMKFDRLLLDIKLPEKYLLEVRKGQVVHITNYNLDKDTLAGFISQISPVINPDTRTFQSMLEIKNEELMLRPGMFVKAAILAEQRDNTLVIPKETIISRQNGKVVYIVENGIASEKTIKTGLENQNVIEVLDGLKVNDRLVISGYETLRDNSKVSVIK from the coding sequence ATGAATAACTTGAACACATACTCCAAACTCCTGGCCCTAGTCTGTCTGATCGGCGTGCTCGCGAGCTGCGACAATGAAGAGTCATCGATTGATACTGAGATCAAGATTCCCGTATCCGTGGTTGCTCTGAAGGTACAATCTATTTCCAACTTTATTGAGACGACTGGAACGGTCTATTCCTCGAAAGAAGGTGTTGAAAAATCTCAACTCTCCGGGAGCTATCGATTGCAAACTAATCCGCAGACCGGGAAGTCATTTGCCTTGGGAGACTTTGTGAAATCTGGGCAGATTCTCATCACCTTGGAAGATGCTGAATTTGAAAACGGTCTCCAACTGGAAGGTAAAAAGCTGAATCTAGAACTTGCTGATAATAACCTCAAAAAGCAACAATCGCTTCATGAGAAAGGAGGGGTGACACTTACAGAATTGAAGAATGCGTCTGTGGAGTATGTCAATGCCAAGTACTCTTACGAAAATGCGTTGATCCAAAAGGAGAAAATGTCAGTAAAAGCACCATTCGATGGGACCATCGTAGAGCTGCCTTACTATACCGGTGGAGTGAAAATTGAGCAAGGAGTAGACTTATTCAAGATCATGAAGTTCGACCGATTACTGTTGGACATCAAACTACCAGAGAAGTATTTGTTAGAGGTAAGGAAAGGTCAGGTGGTACACATCACCAACTACAACCTGGATAAGGACACATTGGCTGGTTTTATTAGTCAAATTTCACCAGTGATCAATCCCGATACCCGAACCTTTCAGAGCATGCTGGAAATCAAAAATGAGGAATTGATGCTTCGACCAGGTATGTTCGTGAAGGCGGCCATTCTGGCGGAGCAGCGAGACAATACGCTGGTGATTCCTAAAGAAACTATCATTTCCCGGCAAAATGGCAAGGTCGTCTACATTGTCGAAAATGGGATCGCCAGTGAAAAGACGATCAAAACCGGATTGGAAAACCAGAATGTGATTGAGGTCCTCGACGGACTAAAAGTGAACGACCGCTTGGTGATTTCGGGATATGAAACACTGAGAGACAATTCGAAAGTGAGTGTGATCAAATAG